Within the Musa acuminata AAA Group cultivar baxijiao chromosome BXJ2-9, Cavendish_Baxijiao_AAA, whole genome shotgun sequence genome, the region agtgcccagaagctccctttgtctttggcaccatgcaagatgagtctgctccgtcagaatgaaggacccatggaacaacatgatcctacccttgcctctgcaagagttcatatctttgacctttgtctaaggaaagcactgtgcttctgctccatgttccaacttctctgctggctcccttcatgcggcttgggtacttcgccaagttacacccaagttgctccgctcctcgtttttgcattgagtcgatggtggccctcgcgccctccattccacgggtcagccctcccttgagtccgatctccatatcgactctaagtgtgccttcatttaagttgcttcaggtcgctctcccacttgatctcgcaatgcatccaccaatgcattctctcgagcgagatcatgcgacaactcctcgccgcttgctcagtccatcgagcttcatgaagttgttgtttgtgaggtactcctcctcaacatgtgaagtccgtctcacatgattctccctctggagtgccgagacttatccctcctagataactgtcccgttggagcaacatctctcttcgtttcggagacccccatccccttaaactactccgatctgctgaacaaactgtgcattgttctgcctcttgcaaacgcacttgctagattgcgcctccacgtcaatacagccaccgccgcacccctcaaggcctagcaacatgctaaactcgttgtacacttcagcctcctccggacgtatccttcacatgacgaagagaaagtttcaatgctccatggcgccgagtcttggtcgccttgggatggccacgaacattccatcgtccgcatacaagcccatgcatgagtaccaaattcttcgagttagcaattcccctcacctctgtgagctttgcataactcttttggtcgttgaacaactcattccaccttggatggtctcattcttgccaagcgcctcgcttgcctagagcaccatcaagtatagttgtcaacgttgagccgtagctcaaactcagccatcccaacctttgtgcgctccgcattcttccaagcttgcctgttctcgtggtgcctcttgcgcgaagggttggccattcctcaaaatgccaatgttagatgcccgctcctctgagcgactcttttccctacatctccatgcccgttttccctcaaacggtcgcgcgtgtgctgactgccctcaacgcagccccgttaggtcccccacgtttgcatgtcaaatgtttctatgagtgcttgtcccgctctgataccatcattgtcacgaccttagctggttttgcctaaggcgtgcggcaccctcgcgcgtccgtccgcaaaggtcagcctccccgaagcctcccattgtcccttaggaccaacaaaagagagaacgggttaaagagaacgcctcaatcgggatccacaagcaaacatgtccgaaaaacacttcatagacaatgcaagttacaaacagactttacaagctctgaatagttgcacaacaaagggtaaaatggtccattacagaccgaaaagctctcgctcgtgtccacttgacacaacctttatttacaagcctaaaaaggccaccaacccaactaacatgggactatttagcctgcggccgcccctctatctgctgtacaaggcatgaacatgccaaaagacaacggacagacataagcattacatccaacatcttgtttagaagtttgtccgttacagagcGGTGCAGGTGCGACGACGGTCGAGCGGTGCAAGTGCAGTGGGAAGTAGATCAGAAAGAGGAGATGAAGAGAAATCGATTAGGgcaagaaataaatataaatttaataattaaaaaaattatatttttatatttttattcattttttttatacGTGACAACACGTGTTATCTTTTCGTTGACGAAATTTATGACATAAGAAGaattatgattaaatattttaccttcGTAAGTGCAtggatcataatattattttttaaaatataagattgagatattaattataattaactATAGGGgatagataatatgtaattatcccAGTTACATATGATCAAAGTTGCATGGAAACTCATTGTTGGCTGACTTATCTTGTTGGTGAACGAAAATTCCTTGACTAACACGGCTGTCACCTTATGACTAGTGTGGTCTGTAGATCATATTAAGGTGTACTGTAGGTTCCATCAAACATGGGTTTTGTCTCCTGTAATCTTGTAGTTTTTGGATAACTACAAGTTGTTCATTCTTATCCTTTGTAGTTTTTGTTGTGTCTTTTATGTTCTATTATCATGTTCATCTTTTTCCACACCGAGCATGACACTAAAGTATAACTGAGAATGAGAAATATAGATCATATTATTATTCTAGGTTGCATCCCGGCACGATTCACATCATCGAGATTGGCAGCAGGAAGGAAGTACAGAAGGCCATGTGATAAGGACCGGTAACACAGCATTCTGAGGCAACTCGCATTCAATGTTCATCTCGGTGACTCATGCATCCAGACAGAAGAAGATGTTCCTGTCACGAACAGCGGAATCCGTTCACGAATTCATGGTTGCAGAAACTTCCTGCACGTTCACCATTGCTGTGTAGTTGCAGGTAGTGACACTGCAGGAGCTGTTCTTGGTCGATAGATGAGTTGTAATAGAAATGATTGAGCTACTGTTCACCATTGCTGTGTGGTTGCAGGTAGTGACACTGCAGGAGCTGTTCTTAGTCGACAGGTGAGTTGTAATAGGAATGAATGAGCTGCGGGAGTAAGTGAGACGATGGAGCTACACAGTTCAAGCAGTTGAAGGTGGTTGGTCTGCAAGATTGGAGAGTCCATCACGAACTCTCAGCATAAGTTCAGTTCAATGAACATTCCATCAAGAACTCGACTAGAATTATAAGCTATCTATCGTTAATTTGAGCTTAAGCGGTCGTGTCAGTAATTTATATTCAACAAGTTGATGGATTAGTTTTGTGGGAAAGGAAAAGAGATGGATGAATCGCTAAAGTggaaatgaaaataaaaacatgtaatttaagtttcaGGAAGTAAATATTAATTACATTACAAACTCTGCTCTGGATTACTACTAGTATTACCATCGATCTATCTCCATGTACGGCCGTGGCTACTTCTAATTCCAGTCGTCGGAGCACCAGTTGAGAATGGGCGGCTGGTCGTCGGAGAAGAAGCTGATGAACGGttcctcctcctccatcatcAACATGTGGTGATGTTGATGGTGCAGGAATCCTTCCTCCTTGATGGCGCCAGAGAGATGATCCGGATCAAGAAAAAGTGGCGCGGAAATTGTCTCAGCAGCCGTAGGCAGCGGCCGCACCGCGTCCATCGACGAGGGCTTCCCCCGTCGAGGGATGTTTTCGTCGTTGAGGACGGCGCTGGAGTCGCTTTCGGACGATCCGTCCTTGTAGAACAGAGCCGCGGGATCCTTTTCTGACGACGAGGGCGGCGCGGCCTTGGCCTCGGCTTCGGAGATCACCGGCTCTTTCTTCACGGAGGAGAAGCTGAGGCGCTGCTCCCCCGACGACAACTTGGCCTTGAGCTCTCCGATCTGCATCACGAACACGGAACGAGTTCACGAGAAAGAATCCAGATTGCGTAGCTCTCAACGGTTGAACCGATGGATTCGTGACTCACCTGGGTGAGAAGAGACTCCTTGTCGCGGCGGAGCGAATCGTAGTCGAGGCGGAGCGCGTCGTAGTTGGCCTCGAGGGCGGCGTAGTCGCGCTCCAGCTGCTTGGTCTTGCACCGGGCCCGGCGGTTCTGGAACCAGACGGCCACCTGCCGCGGCTGGAGGCCCAGCTGTTGTGCCAGCCTCAGCTTCCGCTCCGGTTCCAGCTTGTTCTCCACCTCGAAGCTCCTCTCCAGAGCTCTCAGCTGCGCCGCGCTCAGCCGCCGCTTCTTCTCTCCTTGTACCGCCGCCTCATCATCTTCCACCATGGACTCGCTGTTCTCCTCTGTAGGTATCCGACATGaacaatcaacaaaggtgagcccCGTGTGTATGATTCGTCATCCACCTCCCTAATTAATGAGAATTCTCAAGGTGATCAACGACCAAAAATAACCGAGGCATGAATGCAGTACCAGATGGGCAGATCGGCATGAGACACCCCCAGTCTGCGATGCGCCTCTTCATCTTGTAGATCTAGCCAGctactctctcactctctctctctctctctctctctctctctctctctaacaagtAACAAACAGAGTCTTGTTCTAAATGGGCAGCTCTGAGTGAGAGAATAGGAGTAGGAGGGACTCTTCCATTACCACTCTCCTTCAGATCTCATCACCAGATACTACCATAAGCATATCCACAAAAATCCTCGTAACTGCTTAGTACAAAGTAGAGCGAGAGAGAGATGCGGAGGGATCTGTGGGAGATCTAGAAGAAGGTGGCAGAGCTGAGAGCTCAAGGCAGCAGCAGACTCTTTAAGGAATGGTTAAGAAGGGTGAGAATTAGGTTGCAGGGGATGAACACGAAAGGAAGCTCCGCATTGGCTATGGTCCATTTCTTTATTCATGTTTCaagattataataatatatatatatatatatatatatatatatgaatatatataatattatatgatattatattaaggtTGAGTAGAAGAGATAGTTGTATGAATACAAGGACATGAAGAGCCCACATGGCTGATGTACCACCTTAGTTGAGCCACCCTTGTCACAATAAATAAGTTGGCTATTTCAAGTATCATTTCCCCCATGCAGTGTTCTCTATCTTCTTGTGAGAACAAACAAACTTGTAGATTATGACAGTCAAGTCTCCAAGATTTTAGAGTCCTGTCAAATTGGCTTCAGATTCAATGGTTGTTGTAGGTTTTTGGCTTCATTTAGACACCCAGCAGTGCtgcaaacatgcaatgatcatgtTTTGATGGTGTGCAAAAGTTTGCTGTAACATTGTACCTTGTTAAACTGATTCATAACATATCAGCAGCATTATTCACAAATGAATACAACTTTTGGAGTACTTGATGTTGATATGATAGTTGGATTTTGGCAGACAAAAAGAATACTATGGATAGAATGCATGCCAAATCATCACCCAACAATTGCACATCAAAATTTaacttacctctctctctctctctctcaggaagcttaatctttatctttttttatcgTTGAGAAAATAAACATAATTTTTCAAGCAATTAAAAGTTTACTGTTTCGTACAAAGTTGCGTTATCCTAACTTTTAATCAAtgagaaaaatctaaaataagtGTTAATCAATCATTAGTCTTGTTGTTGTAATTTTGTGCATCCAACTAGCCAGCTTAATCTCACGCGAGTGTGGCCAAAATACATATATTTTTGGTTGCCATAGTCATATGTGGTCCGAAAGCttacaagaaaaagaaagctttagatgtgagagagagagagagagagagagttgatttAGTGCATCCTAGAAGATAAAAGTCGACAGGTACATTTGTCATGTGGTGGAGATAGACATGATCATGAAGGTGTTTTAGCATAGCACTAGCCTAGTCACCATCATCACCCAACCACCATGGCCATGCATGTTGATAACATGGGAACAGAAGGTTTGATGGTGGGAAGGTAATGTCTCCATGCATTGTAATGTGGTACTGTATTCTGGTGCATGTTACACATGGGTGGCTAATTCTACCCTTTTCTTTTAATTATAAATCTATTGAATTTAGATGGCACAAAATTATTCAAGATTATTGTTTTTGTTAGTGTTATTTTTAGGTGCTGCTGAATAccccattttgatttttttttaacttagaaTACATAAGCATAATGGAagcttttattattattactattattattattattattattattattattattattagagaaCCATCATCGAATGAAATGGTTGGTATGAGATGGGACTGGAGGAAGAAATAAAAGGTGAGACATGCTTAGTCCTTATTTGTATTAATAATGCAGGATGAAAGCGTTGAGTAATGAactttgatattaaaattaattgataaatttattgGATTAATATACTTTTTTGATAAGTAACATAAAAAATTTTTTAATCATGAACTTGATCATTGAAAAGCTGGCTTTCGAGTATGAGAATTACACATTGCATCGagaaattattaaattaaaaattaaatgtaAAGCTGAAGGATTGATTGATGTGTTGGAGATTGGACTTTGTATTATAGGTTTAGGCATTATACTAGAATGATCGAATATTACATCGAAAGATTAGAtatcattaaaaatttgatatgttGGTGGAATGAGCAATATATTAAAGGAAAATATGATGTGTCAAAGATTTAAACGAAGACATGTTAAAAGAAAGTACAAAATGTCGAAAGTTTCGTAAATGTGTCGGATATGTTGTTgatttattaaaattttgatcaagGTCATTTTGGATCAATTTAAATTAGTATTGGGTTGCAATAATATCAACTTGTCAAGAAATCCATTAGGCTTAAAGTTTGATCAAATTATGCTTTTTAGAAAGCTAAATTGGTTGCTTAAAATAagcttgggcaatggtaccattaGGCCTAAACAATAATACTATCTAAGTTAGTCAAAAAGGATTGTTTGTTATTGTTAGTCTTTCCAATGATCGTATCGTTTATGATACGGTTGTATCACTTATCACGATAGTAGTACTGCCTAAGACGATGATAATAGCACtaagaatttaaattttatgatagtaGTACTGTCTATCACGATAGTAGTTCAAAATTATGATGTCACGATAGTAGTATCGCTCATATttcaaatttttaaatatttaaattttttagcttTATTCTCGAAGTATtttgagcctataaatacccccactcAGGCTTGGTTGATGGAGTATCTATTATTGAGTTTGTAAAGTGTTGTAGCTCTTTATTTGAGTATTGTTTGAGTCCCTTTCTCTCTTTTCAATTTAGAAGTACTAAGTTATAGGATATAagagatttttttataaaaaagtgAGTGTGAAAGTTATATTCTAAGACTATAAAAAGGATAAAAGTTGTAACAATAGTAATTGATCTTCACGTTAGAAAGAAGATTTGTAAAAAAAGTTGACGGGctcaacagaagaggaattaggagtagaCCTAGATCAAAAAGATCAAAACACTACAAATCGATTTgtatttattctttttcttataaCTTTTGTTTGTGATGGCTTATTAATTATTATTCACCGTACTCATAATCTTTACTCATACTCAATATTTGATTAATCATATCTTTATATAGATTTTACAATCAAATTTTAAagtcaattaaaatatattatattatagtacTAATTCACTCTTTTGTAGATCTTATAAAAAAgtatttaatctaaaaaatggCTATGGGCATTAAATTAAAATAGCAAACTATTCCAAGCTTCAAACCACCGGATCACTGATGAAATTAATAGATCAATAAATTAAGACAGTACATTTAATGAAAAtgataaacataatttaataaaATGTATCACTCTAATATTATGAATTATAACTTGGatgtgggtatatatatatataatttaaaatattaggaTTAACAACTTGGTTTCAGAATCTTAaggtaatttatattaaaaaaaaactttggGACATTTTTGGGGTATTATAAAGCTGTCTTGATATATGTTGGGAGTAGTCTCCAATCTTTCAAACCCTACTAATTTTTAATTCTAATAGTTAGAGTCAAcacaattaaatattttttttcaaaaagaccAAGGTAAATGATGTGATTTATTAGATTTAGTTTGTCCATTATACTCCATCACCATTCCAAGTCTTTATTCAATTATTTTGCACAGCTCCGCATCATCAATTAGATAACGTTGAACTACTAAAGACATCCCCCAATGGCAGGCCTCCAGACCCGCCATTAGAGCACCTCTCTTCAACTCCATTACTCTCTCTATCTACCAGGCAGAAAGATCCGTCCCCCACAGTTGCTAATGGAAACCCCCCCCCCACTAGCCTACCTCCTCCAATCCAATCTGGTCAGTCGCATCACCCCAACAGGATGCCGTGGCATCTCCTCTCCAAAGGCCTCTCGTCCTTGGGTCAGTCTATTTAGACAATCTTCTTCTATTCATACCTGGAACTTTGATGCCGAACATATTGCCAAGATTGGCAAAATCCAAGAATCCTCTCGTTACGATTCGGTACTTGATCCAGCTGAGTTGCAGCATACGAGAGATAACTAGAAAGAACGCCTCCCGTAAAGGTAATCAACTTTACGTTGCTGGCCCTTTGAAAGCTACAATCTGGTCTCCAAATCATAGACCTAGCGAGGGGCTACGTATGTTTCAGATGCCAATCAGAGAAAGATAGGATGAACAAGGCCCGTGATTCCTTAGAAGTCAGACACTCAACCTTTTCTCTTGCCGTGAAAACTTTCAACCCCTAAAAGATAATGATCGTCGCACCAACTTCTTGAGTTCATTAGGATCCTCTTATAGATCGTAGCTTGTATTGACGATTCACTCAAGATCGATGTGATCTATCATAGACAAAGCTATAAATATGATGTGGtagataaaactataaatatgatGTTCGATGTAATACTCATATATATCAATATCTTTCGATTTTATCTATTCTTTAGGATTTATAGTAAACTTGATAATCTCATTTTGgtttatttttataatcattttaGGCTTACATTCATAAGTTATGTGCAGTCATTATATATAGGTAAAATTGTCCGGTAATAAACCATTTAGACAATCATTTTGAGGATTTTCTAGTTTCGTAGAATAATATATAGTGTTAATCAGCACAACATCCAGGAGCTACTTAGGTGGTACATAGTTGGATATGTCTTTAAGATAGTGACTAGGGCTAGTTTGCTATTTTATTTTGTAGTACTATCATATAGGAACTTGTAGAGACTTTTGATCATGGCGGATCATCTTGAACCCTTTGTTATGTGATCGTTCAGAGTTTGTGaagtctatgtttataatttatatatcttATCACATGCTTGCTGAAATAGTTATTTGTGAATATCGAGTTAAACACTTTCTTTAATCTATCTTATCTTTTGTAGATCCTTaagagaccataagaggttttaAGAAGATTAACCCTTTGTAGGTAGACATGTAGGAGTGCTAAGTAAATCAGTTAAATCTATAACTTATGGTACCAGAGCGGGACAAGCGCACTTAGAAATCTTACATACAAACATAGAGAACTTAACAGGACTGCATTGAGAGCAATCAACATAAGCGAGCCATTTAAGAGAAACGAGCATTGAGATATAGGGAAAGGAGTGACTCAAATGAGTGGACATCTAATATTGGTATTCAGATGAATGACCGGCTCCTTTAGGCATAACGAGAACAAACAAAATGGGAAGAATGTATAGTGCATAAAAGTTGAGATTAATATCATCCATCGTATGTACaagtatacaatacaccagtatGTCAtgatatctcgatgtctctctcgagtaacatatgaccgggattatttaggatctatgtttaaaggtgaatcgatatcattatcgtgatctcattacaatCCAATTCCTATTAcatagattcatggacatcataatatattcatgcaataaaaaatataaaatgataaaatattaaataatatgatAAAAAGAAATACGATTACACATCATTACTGCTTGTAGGACACCTGAGACGAACAACTTCTTCTTGGTCCAAGATCTTATTGATCAAAATCATTAAAACCTAAATTTTCTTTACACTCTATCAAATGCGCTTTTGAAGCTCACATGTTCCAAAAGGATAAAATCGTACAGGTACGCCCATCGCCTAAAGCGGACAATTCCTCACGAGCCTACGAACTACACTAATGGTCGATCGATCAAATGATCTCTTATCAAATTGGCGCTAAGGACCCGACGCCTACACCTCGGCCGAGGAAACTCGCTCTTGAGTTGTGCACCTCGATTATAAGCCCTTGGTTGAGAAGTATAAAAACCAAGAGCTCATAAGTCTATCGGATCTCTCTTATCCTTAAAGATACTTTTTGGAGCTCATATGTTTCGAAAGGATAAAATTGTATGAGTACACTCAAAGTGGATAATTTTTCACGAGTCTACAGATCGCACTAATGATCGATCGACCAAATGATCGTTTATCGGTGACCCAcctcattcttttttattttttcttttgaaagaCGCTATCACCCCCGCTTACCTCTGTTGAGTCCCCATTCTCTGTATTCACTCTTCACTTAATTTAAGCAGTTTCTtcctttaaataaaaaaaaaacacatcagTTAGATAAATATTATGGGCATATAAAGTATGTTTCTTTTGCACCACTCCGTACCAAATTCTTGATATTCCTAATATGTTTATATAACAACTAATCAGGTTTTATATCATTCAAGGAAAAGTCTTTTtgaacttgaaatttttttttccttcaaataACTTTTTTCTTAAAGCAATCTGTTTTTACCAAAAAATTCAAAAGTATTTATATATCATAACAATACCAAAGTCATCTCATTGTGAACCATGGAGTTTGGATTCCATGTTCCATGGAGGAGACATTTAAATAGCAATCCCCTTTTCCATCATGTCTCCACCTTTTCATGTTTTCTTGTTCAAGAAGCTATTTTACTTTTCCTGTACCTTTAGATTGACTTTTTCTGTCTTGAACAAGTCAAAGTCCTTTCCCCCTT harbors:
- the LOC103997966 gene encoding homeobox-leucine zipper protein HOX4, translated to MKRRIADWGCLMPICPSEENSESMVEDDEAAVQGEKKRRLSAAQLRALERSFEVENKLEPERKLRLAQQLGLQPRQVAVWFQNRRARCKTKQLERDYAALEANYDALRLDYDSLRRDKESLLTQIGELKAKLSSGEQRLSFSSVKKEPVISEAEAKAAPPSSSEKDPAALFYKDGSSESDSSAVLNDENIPRRGKPSSMDAVRPLPTAAETISAPLFLDPDHLSGAIKEEGFLHHQHHHMLMMEEEEPFISFFSDDQPPILNWCSDDWN